A segment of the Branchiostoma floridae strain S238N-H82 chromosome 10, Bfl_VNyyK, whole genome shotgun sequence genome:
ccatttcacacctaactcagttcaaacaccagtaaatcagaaaccacaattagttcagagctcttttttgcaacataaactatagagatatgaatcattacacatgcaaaatttcatctagatcagacaactggaagtgggtcagaatTATTACTTGTTAAACGCCCCTCGTACCCTGTCTAAAAGATCTGGGCTGACTTTTTCAGTACTTACATAGCTGTTACGGAGCTCACAACAGACCAGTCGTAAGCTGATGAACTCCTTTTCATCCATCTCCTCAACCGCCCGCCGATAGTCCTCCACATGGGGATACTTGGCTACTTTAGACACCAGCTTCCCTCTTGTTATGAAGTACCTACAAGTAGTCAAAGTGAGGGTAAAAGCTGggttacattttgtgatttggCTCTCCAGAGTACTGTaaattagggctgtgtacctaaatacccgtacctgtaccgtacctaaaaaacTGTTTatgtacaggtccggacctaaacatctgtgtacctgtacctgtacctaaacaaactaaatcactattgaacactactttttaagactgctggacaagtaaatcctgAATCAagaatgacaatggtgataatcttgcagttgaaacttcagaaaacttgcaaagaaattgttttgagattcaaatatgcaAAGATGACAACTTATGACAATagaagacagttagctacatgtttaacttgcatatatttggttaaacttttttaggtacaggtgcaggtccagacctgtacctaatcCCTCGTACCtgtgcctgtacatgtacctgaaaatttgttaaggtacacagctctactgtaaatgcatttaagttcgctgggattaaGTATGTGGTAAATTTGCAATGCAAAatccacgaacattaaaccactgcaaaaatttcagcACTTACAGTAATAGTGTAAATGCAtgtttgcggggatttgatttcacaAGACGCTTCAGGAGAACATGGAGTGTTCCCGGCCCAGCGTTTTTTAGTTTGTGATAGCGCTTTTGTTCCAACTTGTACAAAATGGTAACACCAGTGCACTTACATACAGCCAGGTGGCAACTCCAAAGTAGGGACTGGGCAAGGGTTGTAGACAGACAGAACATTTGATTTCCACAGTGCTGGCATGATCAACTGTTACTTGTCTAATCATATCTATCCTCTCGGTACTTTTCAGTCAAACCTGACTGAGCATTAGAGAGGACCATAACAGGTGTCTCCTACACAACATATAGTATGACATGATATactttaagtacatgtagctcttagATAAGGAGGTAGGTTGGCAGAAGAcacaggaaaaaaatttcaaagcaGTTTTCACAGCAAAGAGTCTTTTTTGTGGGAGAAGGGCTTTGGTGGTGCGATAAATTTGTGTTTAGAGCTCAGTCCAGTGTTCTAGCCATCCCcaggattttgaatggaaatttgTGAAAGGCGTGACAATCCTAGGGAGGTCTGGGGGTATGCTCCttttaaaatctagaccctctgaaatgctatttcctttattttgaggggcaaattttgctggtagacacATCTTGGTTCAATTAGAATTTtaatgccaatttttgtctgtcatggCACGGATTTTTTGTCTATCCGTCCCCAGcaacaaaattctgtcaaagatggacagatgctggctagaaccctggagcTCACCATGAAACATGTGAACACAAAGTGCCGTGAACATTTCTCGATCTACCTTGAGATCTGGTCGAGATACGCCGCCGCCTCACTCTCGTACTGCCGAAGCTCGCCCAGCGTGTCTTCCTGGATGGATACGCCGAAGTTGTTTCCGTCCTCGATTCGCGGGATCAGCAACTGCACCCACATCTTCAACTGGTGCAAGATTACAACGCATTGTTAAGTCAAGAAACCTACAATGTACGAGTGAACCAACCCCCTGCTCTAGTGTTTGAACAAATGTGTGGCACAGGAGCTTTAGAAATGGATAGGCACCGCCCTATAAACCGAAAGGTTTGTGACAGATTCTAGCTTTAATTCAACTGATGTCGCATGagaaacaaacataaaacaaaagatGAGAAGCCCAACATTtcttgtaagtacatgtatatataacatacaatgtatactataTAAGTAAACTCAAGCTAGAAAGGGAACATTTGAAAGCAAATGCAGTATATTTCACTCCTGCTAGTCTGTGACTGGTTTTGGTGTGGGATTATGGCACAAATACCAATGTAACAAAAATGcttgttgttacatgtatatcaatatagtatatgtacatgatCAATGACACCAATCTTCTTACCATGTTACACTTCTCCACTAGAGTCCTGATTTCTGGCTTCATGACTTCGATAATCTTTGTCAGCTTGGTGTTACAGGTGACCATCCCACCAGGGTTCAAGATGACTTTGGTACCTGTTGgagacaaacaaaaaacaatggtCAAATTTCAGTTATGCTTCTTAACTTTAAACCAATGTTAACAATCTTGTTCGTAgatcaaattaattttttttctatcattgtGCATTTCGCTCAAATTCCTTTTTTCCGCCATCAAAAGGCAGGTTGCGGCATCAACAGTACATATCAGGTTGCCGCACTTCCAAGTTagtactttcttcaaatcagctacttaccCATTATCTTTTCCtccatctacatgtaacatgcacttatgttttatcttatcaagaaatacattttgtatacacaAACGTTTATGCACGTACATGTGAATGTGTATgtggggaaaagcagtgttccaactgcaacatttcaggttgtgcactgtgcaacctgagtttgaAATTGAGTTGcatcaagcaaaatgtggttgcctTGGCAAAGTGCAATGGGTATTTTGACCACTGATAAATTATTTCGTGGATTGTGCAGTTCAAAATTATTGTTAGCTTGGTTTCCATCATATTCTAGCTCTGTTCACTTCTCTGGCTGCTTTCGTTTACAATAGTGTGGCACCATTAATACTATATAATAGAGAGACCATTGGCATTTGAATGTTTGCATAAAATACAGACGAGAGTTTTGATTGGCTCCGAGTCAGTTTGGATATCTTATCAGACATTGCTCTACAAGCAAATACAGTTTACTAGCAAAGGACCACTGCACTACTTAAAACTGAGTATCATACCCATCATTTAGCGTGGTGGTTGAAATCTATAGCATGGTGACCTGTTGCTCTAAAAATGGACTAGCTAGAATACTGTGCAATGGGAAAGAGAGATGTGTGCAGAACCCTCACCTTGGATGGAGAGCTTACCTTGGATATCATCCAAGTTGTGGTCCAGCTTCCTTCTCTTGGCGTCTGGCTGAAATATACAGAACAAGATACAGTTCAGATGTCTTATTTCTTACAAGTAAGGCTGTGCATTATACACTCAAGACTTTAAAACTTAAGAAAGTGTATTGAAGACACATGTCATATTGTATATGTTATAACTGGGCTGTGATGACGTTTGACAATGTGCCTTCTGGACCAgctgataacttgggttatcacatggggttctTTTATAACAAGAGCTTCCATAGGATAATTCAAAGTACAATACACATTTGTGTGTGTACTTTGAGTGTGCCATTGCCCAACAAGGGTGGTGGCATTGCTGTTGCTACAACTTTTTGTTCAatgacaccaaattttctcaacttctggcgcatttcacatTGAAATGCTTTTTCGGATaggtatgacaaaaataaaaataaaatcccTCTCAGTCCCAGCCTTCCAACGGGTCGATTTTACCCTCCTGCTTTCAGGTGATCCTATGTGTGCAGTGCAATCAGGTGAAAATCATGGAGCatctgatgccatccataaaattaaattgctgtggccttaattaCATAGCTGTACTAGTAGTTCCTTACCTGATGAGAGTTAACAAGGATGGGGTCTGGGACGGGCACATTCAGCTCCATGTGCATCTGGGTCAGGTCTACACACTGGAACATGTCAGACTGCAAAGAAACAAATGAGATTTTACATGATTAGAACTTGAACTactcaccctcacactcagggttgacaatcgcggcaaagcctaacgatatcacccctgacaactcagccacagaattcgggtattaggggtgccttgcttatgaatattaatgagcttgtcTGATTTGTCGCtgcgaccggattgcaagtttcgaacaaacagcgtacacATGGTACGGCGCCGCGTGgacaaagatctgtttatctttgcgtgacggtaatgtttttttttcatatgctaggtcggtatacattgatgccgtggttacctatgcccacagaaccgacaactgttaaatttggtacctaaaTAAAGACGGCTGGACGCTGAAAGTACTGTGAAACGTTATGCCGGTACTGTTaccttgctcttgaatattaatgagtcgccttatatggcgcctttccgagctttcgacaacaaaaaagCCATCTCTCCGAAGGATGTCTACTGGATAGAAGCCACGCCCCTAGTAATAACCGaattctgtggctgagttgtcaggggtgatatcgttaggctttgccacGATtggtcaaccctgagtgtgagggtggaaATACTGCAAATCTTGAAAAGTTTGCATTGGTTTGTCACTTTTACTGGGAACTCTTATCAAAATCAAGACACTACAGACATTAAGCCAGGCATTTGGACAGGGTTTTCCtacaataacaagaaattggacgcactagacaccattacactggggagcagatctagcctgggtaccatccgatgtctaccagggctccttacactcgccaTCCTATGGACAGCAACACTTTCTGGTACTGGTAGCATGCATGCGATCAGGTGAGCGACACTGCTGGAAtcaaactcatggcttctagttccagaggcagggcagctaaccactggactacgcacgcttCTTGCATATAGCTTGGTATCCGGCCGTATTATAGGTCCCGAGTcggcggagaggacagaagagactctatactacagctggataccaggctaacttGCATAATACTATGTGTACGACTGTTACCTTGAGCAGTTCATCCAGCTGAATAATTTTCTTGGGAAAGTCATCAGTGACGATAGTCTCTGCCTGCAAAACACACAGTCAAGAAGATTTTACTTACATTATACAATTCACCCAGTCAAGCACATGTTAATGCATGAATACTCTTTTTTCATCTATGTAGGTGTTTTCTTGggtaggtatgacataaatgaaatataactGTGTGTTTTGTATTACGCTTGGATCGGATTGGCCTTCAGACAATCCTTAAAGTTAAACTACAGTAGAGCTGGTGCCTcggatttatttgtttatatttacTTGTTTATCAAACTTTACCATCACAATGGAGGGAGAGCCAAAACTGGTGATTTCTCCATTCTGTATATCGGGTGGTAAAGAATaaaccatgttgtattctacttATGATCCAACTTACTTATACACAAATGAGACCTAAACCTGTATGTAAGATCTTACCTCCTTGCAGAAGTGCTCCTTGAAATCTTTGACCTGGAGGCAGAAACAAAATGAAGTCATTCCAACGACTGGTAAGCCAATATGACACTGACAGTCAAGGAAACATTGATTTAGCACTATGTACTAAGTTCACCGtgaagcagggctctagccagcgtccgtttttccgtcaattgacggaaatttgctgcgtttgacggaaaaattttaaagccaatccgtcaaccttaacggacaaaaatctgataaaagctccttggtggaagctacaggcggcttggggacgccgtccacggccgtaatagccacacactgtttgttttgctattgttatgattgttgacaatgtgtgtcggtgccctttcgcatacgataatctcattaaaacccgtttttcaaggtctcagttcagtctctctaactccttgAATAGTGTTTTCACGAcgatgggaattggctgacggaaaaaaaattcgagctggctagagccctgccgtGAAGGTACTGACTAACAGGTGGATCCCACAGATCTTGACACTCTTGACCTGGCACGTGCTATGGACAACGATTTTGGTTTATATATTATTGCACATGGGTTATACTCAGAGACAGCCTGCACCGGCAACAGTGATCACCCAAAAGTGCCATAATACTAGTAATCTTCTCCAAGATTGAAGGCACTGATatgaacaaggagcttttatgatatgaagaagaaggaaaaaagaaGATGCATAATTTTGGAGTatattgttgtcattttgtgaggaattgtttttgttttgtttggcttGGAAAAAGGTGATTTTAGTTCTATCACTGATATAAGTACAAATTTACACGTAGCTTCTCTGGTTTTGTCAAATTCATGAAAACTTCTATACTttctgacccccccccccaccattAAAAATGCACGTGTGcacaaaatatcataatcaatCTTTAACCATTCAGTATACTTtcctccagttacatgtaacggTAAAGCTGTCTAGATTTTCTGCATTGTCATAAGTGAACTTCAAAAGTTCAATTATTTGTTGCAAACGCAGGTCCAAACGCGCCATACATGGGGCcggcaagggggaggggggcactaaCACATGGCGGGGATTTGAGGACAAACCGTGGCCCTGAGTGGGGGATTTTTAATGTCACTCACCTTGTCATCCTTACAGAAAGACATAATGATGCTTCACACTACACACACGGATTTAAAAATAAACGTTTTCAATAAATATTAGTTTAGAATATTCGAAGAACCACGTTCAGCTCGTACGGGAATATTAACGCATGCGCATTGGTCGGAACAtaccatttttcatgaaggagGTTTCTTTAGTCCATAGATTTTGAAACTGCGGATATCAAATATTCATGAAATTGCCACTATTACTATATTATATCTCCATTTCTATTGGAATAAAACTTTGATAATTTTAATGTAttacttatacagtatgaagtATTAAAGAAAAGGTGTAAGCAAAAAACCATGCATACCAACCTCCTGTTGTGTGCATCAAGACCTATGGTCTAGTCCATCGACATCAAAGcttcacaaataaacaaaacagataaacaaaacaGACTTTGCGTCAGGTAACAGTTGCAAGCAGTCGCTATGATAATGAAGTCATTTGAacctcactcactcgctcactcactcaatcaatcaaccaatcaatcactcaatcaatcaattactCCTGCTCTCTCACTTACTCGCTCATTCACTGACGTTAACGTTATCAGTTTTTTGGTTCAATGGCATAAATTCTAACTTGTGAGATTGTTGagcaattcattcattcattcattcattcattcattcattcattcattcattcattcattcattcattcattcattcattcattattcgatcattcattcattcgctcactcactcactcacttaaaCGTTACTCTAGTCAAGGACGTtattgacacaatcaaaacaatatttccaacttttcaccagttagtagacctaaaaaaaactatatttctgttaaaatcacagaacccactaatcattaaagaagtgggacttttcatcagccactgcctccaaagaagaagtcaaaccacccagtaaagaaAGTAGAAGCATGTAACACTGTATcattgtaattagcctacgggcatggatttgcaaataaatcattattattattgatataacgtccttgctctagTGTTGTATTAACGTTAGATCATTTTCTGCAGATTCTAAAGTGGTCGCCAGATGTCGCAGGGGAGGGTGTGCGATGTTCCGGTCACGTGGTAGGGGGTCACGCAATTGAGCATTACTCAGACCCCTCTGACGTGGCACATGCAACGACACCTTTTcacatccgccattttggagaCTGGTATCTACCTGAGGTGGGTCTCAAAATCTTTCCTTACACATTTTAACCCCATTTTCCTTCTTGTATTCTACCTACACCTTATACTATGATAGTTATAGAGTGCCCGGGAGAATTTATGGACGATTTTTGTGTCCATTTTCGACGTATTGTCGCTGGTTGTGCAACGTTGGCGACGACTTCCGCTACTGAACAAGACGAGGTTGTCTGTTCATTTCTAGAAAACGTTTTCTGTGAACAGGTTGTTTCTCATACCAATTTCTGCTCTCAAGTCCGCAACAGGGGAATTCTTTCGACGTATTTTAGTTATTAAGGATCTTCTTGGCCTGTTTTGCCGTGTTTTTACGTGTCAAATCGCCGTGGTTTTGAATTTTAGGGGCACGAAAGTTGGAACTAACGATATACAGTACTTGTAAACCGCGCCggtttctgcccccctccctccaccccccaaaagcacatttttgaaaatttcgttttatttcatcattttgaaAAGGATTCAGTACCAACCACACATGGAATACGTCTAAAACGTTTGTCTGAAAATGAAACCATGTCCAAATCGTGCGTAATAGTTGAGGAATGTTAGGATGAGGGGAAAACGTGCGATGTCCACGTATATACATGGTAAAGCACTGGTCGGGATTTTGCTGTCACTTCAAGTCAGGGCGTGACAAGCTTTCTTCTCGTAACTTGTCTTTGTTCGGTCTAAAAATTAGCCCGAAAATGACCAGTAGAATTTCTGGAGAAGGAAGATTTGTCTCTTATTGTTGAAAGTTGCCGTGATTTCCGTCAAATTTCGCCATATATATTATAGATTGCAGTTATCACCATAACTATCCTTTTCAGAAATTTGATAATTGGTTTCTAGcaaaatgtaaatttcatgAAATGTATCCGTATCAAATGGGTGTGAGAcaattatgattttaaaaaaaatgttgtttttctgtctgCCCTGTTGAAGATATACAAGTCACTCTATGCAAAGTGTAATTATGAATATGCTAATTTTGCAAAGGACCTGCAATACTTGATTTGTGTCGAATCTGATTGGAATCAAGGTcatgttcattgaaaattatgcGTGTCCTGTCTTGTGTAGTGGAAAGAATAGGATTAACAACCACACAACACAACCACATTATAGATTAATAATAGGTTCTAGAGCTAACTTCATAAACTTGACACATCTTAGTAAATGAGATCACCAAGAAGGCATAGAATTTATGTAGCCCTTGTATTTGTAGTCTTGTATTCTAAGCTATGACATCATCATATAATTGGGTGTTTCAATGcatggtttgaaattgtatttttgcCAAATCTCAAAAATCCCCTTAGATTTCAATGTCAACTAGTCTGTGGGTTGGTGTGTGCCAAACTTGGCAGCCAAGCCCACAATTCAGTTTACATGGAGGACTGAAAACAAAGCTAACATTCTCCAGGCATGTGGTCACCTTGACTTGAGAGCAGGGCTAACACAACTACATACAAATTGTATATGGTCAGtgcagtgttgtacatgtacatgtagccagcctgaaattttattccagggttctccccagaattttttagtatagtggagggcaaAAATagcccgcaccaacgcgctgcgctttcatgaaaatgggttcattttgcaatgaaaaagggtgtcaaatactacaagtataatatgttatagtgattcctttgttgtgaagtggcaaaacgactattgtcttgatcatcgccaattcacaagtttttgcagacaatgcccactggaaaagggatgccacttggcacaaaaatctgtaaaTTTTCCTAGATTTTAATAAAACACCAAGAAAAGAGGGAAGAAACAcaccaaatttcaaaagtagtatagtggagctgggttAGGaatatagtggagg
Coding sequences within it:
- the LOC118423891 gene encoding proteasome activator complex subunit 3-like isoform X2, giving the protein MSFCKDDKVKDFKEHFCKEAETIVTDDFPKKIIQLDELLKSDMFQCVDLTQMHMELNVPVPDPILVNSHQPDAKRRKLDHNLDDIQGTKVILNPGGMVTCNTKLTKIIEVMKPEIRTLVEKCNMLKMWVQLLIPRIEDGNNFGVSIQEDTLGELRQYESEAAAYLDQISRYFITRGKLVSKVAKYPHVEDYRRAVEEMDEKEFISLRLVCCELRNSYAALHDLIVKNIEKIKMPRTNNTESLY
- the LOC118423891 gene encoding proteasome activator complex subunit 3-like isoform X1, whose amino-acid sequence is MSFCKDDKVKDFKEHFCKEAETIVTDDFPKKIIQLDELLKSDMFQCVDLTQMHMELNVPVPDPILVNSHQPDAKRRKLDHNLDDIQGKLSIQGTKVILNPGGMVTCNTKLTKIIEVMKPEIRTLVEKCNMLKMWVQLLIPRIEDGNNFGVSIQEDTLGELRQYESEAAAYLDQISRYFITRGKLVSKVAKYPHVEDYRRAVEEMDEKEFISLRLVCCELRNSYAALHDLIVKNIEKIKMPRTNNTESLY